Proteins from one Rhinolophus ferrumequinum isolate MPI-CBG mRhiFer1 chromosome 15 unlocalized genomic scaffold, mRhiFer1_v1.p scaffold_54_arrow_ctg1_1, whole genome shotgun sequence genomic window:
- the SRRM2 gene encoding serine/arginine repetitive matrix protein 2 isoform X6, whose protein sequence is MATERWCPPGHGAMYNGIGLPTPRGSGTNGYVQRNLSLVRGRRGERPDYKGEEELRRLEAALVKRPNPDILDHERKRRVELRCLELEEMMEEQGYEEQQIQEKVATFRLMLLEKDVNPGGKEETPGQRPAVTETHQLAELNEKKNERLRAAFGISDSYVDGSSFDPQRRAREAKQPAPEPPKPYSLVRESSSSRSPTPKQKKKKKKKDRGRRSESSSPRRERKKSSKKKKHRSESESKKRKHRSPTPKSKRKSKDKKRKRSRSTTPAPKSRRAHRSTSADSASSSDTSCSRSRSAAAKTHTTALTGQSPSPASGRRGDGDAPSREPSTTNTGHPSSPEPSTKQPSSPYEDKAKDKKEKSAVRPSPSPEKSTGPEQPAPTPLLAEQHGSSPQPLATTPLSQEPVNPPSEASPTRGRLPPKSPEKPPQSSSSESCPPSPQPTKVSRHASSSPESPKPTPAPGSRREISSSPASKSRSHGRAKRDKSRSHTPRRVGRSRSPTTKRGRSRSRTPTKRGHSRSRSPQWRRSRSAQRWGRSRSPQRRGRSRSPQRPGWSRSRNTQRRGRSRSARRGRSHSRSPATRGRSRSRTPARRGRSRSRTPTRRRSRSRTPNRRRSRSRTPARRGRSRSRTPARRRSRTRSPIRRRSRSRSLARRGGRSLSRTPARRGRSRSRTPARRSGRSRSRTPARRGRSRSRTPARRGRSRSRSLARRGRSRSRSLARRGRSHSRTPQRRGRSGSSSERKNKSRASQRRSRSNSSPEMKKSRVSRRSRSLSSPRSKAKSRLSLRRSLSGSSPCPKQKSQTPLRRSRSGSSQPKAKSRTPSRRSRSGSAPPNQKSKTPPRQSHSSSSPQPKVKSGTPPRQGSVTSPQANEQSAAPQKESCSEMSPDPEVKSRTPLRHSCSGSSPTVKSGTPPRRSRSGSSSPQPKVKAITSPVQSHSGSSSPSPSRVTSKIPPRQSRSESPCSNVESRLLQRQSHSRSSSPDTKVKPGTPPKQCYSGSTSPCPKVQSQTPPGHSLSGSKSPCSQEKSKDSPAQSCSGFFSLCPRVKSSTPPGESYFGTSSLLQEGQSQTSPDPRCDTSSPETRQTRYESPSLQSKSQTPPKGGQSRSSSPITELAPRSPATQDRSKLSISPRLKSGLSPEQNRSHSDSSPYPAMDCKSLLGQNRLESFPESKEKTDLLFQEDVTVSCRLRDKLSPPSVQDRPESSVLKNTPGTPTKERCVGSSPDTKDQSSALAKPSQDEELMEGVEKSEESSNQVLSHVSPELKEMAGSNFESSPEIQEKPAVSLTLDQSQSQGALEAEVPAMASAWSGPHFSPERKELLDSPPREKSYESPLEFRNSGPVAEVNTGFSPEVKDLNVAFPNQLETDPSLDMKEQSTRSSRRSSSELSPDAVEKTGMSSNQSVSSPVHDTIPRTPSRESSSASSPELKDGLPRTPSRRSRSGSSPGLRDGSGTPSRHSLSGSSPGMKDIPRTPSRGRSECDSSPEPKALPQTPRPRSRSPSSPELNKCLTPQRERSGSESSVEQKTVARTPLGQRSRSGSSQELDGKPSASPQERSESDSSPDSKAKTRMPLRQRSHSGSSPEVDSKSRPSPRRSRSGSSPEVKDKPRAAPRAQSGSDSSPEPKAPVPRALPRRSRSGSSSKGRGPSPEGSSSSESSPEHPPKSRMARRSSRSSPEPKTKSRTPPRRRSSRSSPELTRKARLSRRSRSASSSPETRSRTPPRRRRSPSVSSPEPAEKSRSSRRRRSASSPRTKTTSRRGRSPSPKPRGLQRSRSRSRREKTRTTRRRDRSGSSQSTSRRRQRSRSRSRVTRRRRGGSGYHSRSPARQESSRTSSRRRRGRSRTPPTSRKRSRSRTSPAPWKRSRSRTPLVSRRRSRSRTSPVSRRRSRSRTSVTRRRSRSRASPVSRRRSRSRTPPVTRRRSRSRTPARRRSRSRTPPVTRRRSRSRTPPVTRRRSRSRTSPINRRRSRSRTSPVTRRRSRSRTSPVTRRRSRSRTSPVTRRRSRSRTPLVIRRRSRSRTPLLPRKRSRSRSPLAIRRRSRSRTPRTTRGKRSLTRSPPAIRRRSVSGSSSDHSRSASPPATRNHSGSRTPPVALNSSRMSCFSRPSMSPTPLDRCRSPGMLEPLGSSRTPMSVLQQAGGSMMDGPGPRIPDHPRASVPENHAQSRIALALTAISLGTARPPPSMSAAGLAARMSQVPAPVPLMSLRTAPAASLASRIPAASAAAMNLASARTPAIPTAVNLADSRTPAAAAMNLASPRTAVTPSAVNLADPRTPTAPAVNLAGARTPAALAALSLTGSGTPPNAANYPSSSRTPQAPTPANLVGPRSAHATAAVNIASSRTPPVLAPASLTSARMAPALSGANLTSPRVPLSAYERVSGRTSPPLLDRARSRTPPGGPGSRTPPTAPSQSRMTSERAPSPASRMVQAPSQSVLPPTQDRPRSPLPSAFSDQSRSLLAQTTTPVAGSQALSSGTVAKATSSAGDHNGMLSGPGPGVSHPEGGEPPSSTGAQQPSALATLQLAKERRSSSSSSSSSSSSSSSSSSSSSSSSSGSSSSDSEGSSLPIQPEVAVKRVPSPAPAPKEAVREGRPQEPTPAKRKRRSSSSSSSSSSSSSSSSSSSSSSSSSSSSSSSSSSSSSSTSSSPSPAKPDPQALPKPASPKKPSPGERRIKPHLCGNGV, encoded by the exons GAGCGGTGGTGCCCCCCCGGGCACGGGGCCATGTACAACGGGATCGGGCTGCCGACGCCCCGGGGCAGCGGCACCAACGGCTACGTCCAGCGCAACCTGTCCCTGGTGCGGGGCCGCCGGGGTGAGCGGCCTGACTACAAGGGAGAGGAGGAACTGCGGCGCCTGGAGGCTGCCCTGGTGAAGCGGCCTAATCCTGACATCCTGGACCACGAGCGCAAGCGGCGCGTGGAGCTGCGATGCCTCGAGCTGGAGGAGATGATGGAagagcaggg GTACGAGGAACAGCAAATTCAGGAAAAAGTGGCGACCTTTCGACTCATGTTGTTGGAGAAGGATGTGAACCCTGGGGGCAAGGAGGAGACCCCAGGGCAGCGGCCAGC ggtAACTGAGACTCACCAGTTGGCAgaattgaatgagaaaaagaatgagCGACTCCGTGCTGCCTTTGGTATCAGTGATTCCTATGTGGATGGCAGCTCTTTTGATCCTCAGCGTCGTGCTCGAGAAGCCAAACAACCAGCTCCTGAGCCTCCCAAACCTTATAG tCTTGTCCGGGAGTCTAGCAGTTCTCGCTCACCAACTCcaaagcaaaagaagaagaaaaagaagaaagacagaggaCG CAGGTCAGAAAGCAGCTCTCCGCGACGAGAGAGGAAGAAGAGTTCTAAGAAGAAGAAGCACAG ATCAGAATCGGAATCCAAGAAACGGAAGCATAG GTCTCCCACTCCAAAGAGCAAACGTAAATCTAAGGACAAGAAACGGAAGCG ATCTCGAAGTACAACACCAGCCCCCAAGAGCCGCCGGGCCCACCGTTCAACTTCTGCTGactctgcttcctcttctgaTACTTCCTGTAGTCG GTCTCGAAGTGCTGCAGCAAAAACTCATACAACTGCCTTGACCGGGCAAAGTCCTTCCCCTGCTTCAGGGCGTAGAGGGGACGGAGATGCACCTTCCAGGGAACCAAGTACCACCAACACAGGGCATCCCAGCAGCCCGGAGCCCTCTACAAAGCAGCCTAGTAGCCCTTATGAAGACAAAGCTAAAGACAAGAAGGAG AAATCTGCAGTTCGACCTAGTCCCTCTCCGGAAAAGAGCACAGGCCCAGAACAACCTGCTCCCACTCCGCTCCTTGCCGAGCAACATGGCAGCTCCCCACAACCCCTTGCAACAACCCCCTTAAGTCAGGAGCCAGTGAATCCCCCATCTGAGGCTTCCCCAACCCGGGGCCGTTTACCCCCTAAGTCTCCTGAGAAACCTCCCCAATCATCATCTTCGGagagctgcccaccatcccctcaACCGACCAAAGTTTCTCGGCATGCCAGCTCCTCTCCTGAAAGTCCTAAACCCACACCAGCTCCTGGGTCCCGCCGAGAGATTTCTTCTTCTCCTGCATCTAAGAGTCGCTCACATGGCCGAGCAAAGCGGGATAAGTCACGTTCTCATACTCCTCGTAGGGTGGGGAGGTCCCGTAGCCCTACCACCAAGAGGGGGCGATCACGGTCTCGAACCCCTACTAAGAGAGGTCATTCTCGGTCCCGGTCCCCTCAGTGGCGTAGATCTCGGTCTGCACAGCGGTGGGGACGATCTAGAAGCCCCCAGCGACGTGGCCGCTCTAGGTCTCCACAGCGACCAGGCTGGTCCAGGAGCAGAAATACCCAGAGAAGAGGCAGGTCTAGATCAGCAAGGCGAGGCAGGTCGCACTCTAGATCCCCAGCCACTAGGGGCAGATCTCGTTCTAGAACACCAGCCCGGCGGGGCAGGTCTCGCTCTAGAACACCCACCAGGCGGAGATCGCGATCCAGAACGCCCAATAGGCGTAGATCTCGGTCTAGAACACCAGCCCGGAGGGGCAGGTCTCGGTCTAGAACACCTGCTAGACGCAGATCCAGGACCCGTTCACCAATACGGCGCAGGTCTCGTAGTAGATCGCTAGCCAGGCGAGGTGGCAGGTCACTCTCTAGAACACCAGCCAGGCGTGGTCGGTCGCGCTCTCGAACACCGGCTAGACGAAGTGGTCGGTCGCGCTCTAGAACGCCAGCCAGGAGAGGGAGATCTCGATCTAGGACACCAGCAAGACGAGGAAGGTCCCGTAGTAGAAGTCTAGCTAGACGGGGAAGGTCCCGTAGTAGAAGTCTAGCTAGGCGGGGAAGATCTCACTCTAGAACACCACAAAGAAGAGGCAGGTCTGGCTCGTCATCAGAGCGGAAGAACAAATCCAGAGCATCACAGAGAAGGAGCAGGTCCAACTCAAGCCCAGAAATGAAAAAATCTCGTGTTTCAAGGCGAAGCAGGTCTCTCTCTTCGCCGCGGTCCAAGGCAAAATCTCGCTTGTCTTTGAGGCGAAGCCTTTCTGGGTCCTCTCCGTGTCCTAAACAAAAGTCTCAGACACCCCTAAGGCGCAGTCGCTCTGGATCATCCCAACCTAAAGCTAAATCTAGAACACCATCAAGACGAAGTCGCTCTGGTTCTGCTCCTCCTAATCAGAAATCTAAAACACCACCAAGACAAAGTCATTCTAGTTCATCTCCTCAACCTAAAGTGAAATCGGGAACACCACCAAGACAAGGGTCTGTAACAAGTCCTCAGGCAAATGAACAATCTGCAGCACCACAAAAAGAAAGCTGTTCTGAAATGTCACCTGACCCTGAGGTGAAGTCTAGGACCCCTTTGAGGCATAGCTGCTCTGGGTCCTCTCCTACAGTAAAATCTGGCACGCCTCCAAGACGGAGCCGATCTGGGTCGTCATCTCCACAACCCAAAGTGAAGGCAATAACATCACCAGTCCAGAGCCATTCTGGCTCTTCTTCTCCAAGTCCTAGTAGGGTGACGTCTAAAATACCACCAAGACAAAGCAGATCAGAGTCTCCTTGCTCCAATGTGGAATCTAGATTGTTGCAAAGACAGAGCCATTCTAGGTCCTCCTCACCAGATACCAAAGTGAAACCTGGAACACCACCAAAACAATGTTACTCAGGGTCTACTTCGCCGTGCCCTAAAGTACAGTCCCAAACTCCACCAGGGCACAGTCTTTCTGGATCAAAGTCACCGTGTTCTCAAGAGAAGTCTAAAGACTCACCAGCACAAAGTTGCTCTGGattcttctccctctgtccaaGAGTAAAGTCTAGCACACCACCAGGAGAGAGCTATTTTGGCACCTCATCTCTGCTACAGGAAGGACAATCTCAAACTTCACCAGACCCTAGATGTGATACTTCCAGTCCAGAAACGAGACAGACTCGTTATGAATCTCCATCTTTGCAAAGCAAATCTCAAACACCTCCTAAGGGTGGCCAGTCCAGGTCCTCATCTCCAATCACTGAGCTGGCGCCCAGATCTCCAGCAACACAAGATAGAAGCAAATTGTCAATAAGTCCTAGGCTGAAATCTGGACTGTCTCCTGAGCAGAACAGATCCCATTCTGACTCTTCCCCATATCCTGCAATGGACTGTAAATCTCTTCTGGGGCAGAACAGATTGGAGTCTTTTCCtgaatcaaaagagaaaacagatttactCTTTCAGGAGGATGTCACTGTCTCGTGTAGACTAAGAGACAAATTGAGTCCTCCTTCAGTGCAGGATAGACCTGAGTCTTCAGTACTCAAAAACACACCTGGAACCCCAACAAAGGAAAGATGTGTCGGGTCATCTCCAGATACAAAAGACCAAAGTAGTGCATTAGCTAAGCCAAGCCAAGACGAGGAATTAATGGAGGGGGTTGAGAAATCTGAAGAATCCTCAAACCAGGTTCTATCCCATGTGTCTCCAGAACTTAAGGAAATGGCTGGAAGTAACTTTGAATCATCTCCTGAGATACAAGAAAAGCCTGCTGTGTCTTTGACTCTTGACCAAAGCCAATCACAGGGTGCTTTGGAAGCAGAAGTCCCTGCAATGGCCTCAGCTTGGAGTGGGCCCCATTTTTCTCCAGAACGTAAAGAACTGTTAGACTCTCCTCCACGAGAGAAGAGCTATGAATCACCTTTAGAATTTAGAAACTCAGGTCCTGTTGCAGAAGTGAATACTGGATTTTCTCCTGAGGTTAAAGATTTGAATGTAGCTTTTCCTAATCAGTTAGAGACAGATCCATCTCTAGACATGAAAGAACAATCGACTAGGTCCTCCAGACGCAGCAGTTCTGAGTTATCCCCAGACGCTGTGGAAAAAACAGGAATGTCTTCAAATCAGAGTGTTTCTTCACCAGTACATGATACTATACCCAGAACACCCTCAAGGGAAAGTAGTTCTGCATCCTCTCCTGAACTGAAAGATGGTTTACCCAGAACCCCCTCAAGGAGAAGTAGGTCTGGGTCTTCCCCAGGACTTAGAGATGGGTCTGGGACGCCCTCAAGGCACAGCTTATCTGGGTCGTCTCCTGGAATGAAAGATATACCCAGGACACCATCAAGGGGGAGAAGTGAATGTGATTCTTCTCCAGAACCCAAAGCTTTGCCTCAGACTCCAAGGCCAAGGAGTCGTTCTCCATCATCCCCAGAGCTCAACAAGTGTCTTACTCCCCAAAGAGAAAGAAGTGGCTCAGAATCATCAGTTGAACAGAAGACTGTGGCTAGGACTCCTCTTGGGCAGAGAAGTCGGTCTGGATCTTCTCAAGAACTTGATGGGAAACCCAGTGCATCCCCTCAGGAAAGAAGTGAATCAGACTCTTCTCCAGATTCTAAAGCTAAGACACGAATGCCACTTAGACAAAGGAGTCATTCTGGGTCATCTCCAGAGGTCGACAGCAAATCCCGACCTTCCCCTCGGCGTAGTAGGTCTGGCTCATCTCCTGAAGTCAAAGATAAGCCAAGAGCAGCACCCAGGGCACAGAGTGGTTCTGATTCCTCTCCTGAACCAAAGGCTCCTGTCCCTCGGGCCCTTCCCAGACGAAGCAGATCAGGTTCATCAAGCAAAGGCAGAGGCCCTTCTCCTGAAGGAAGCAGCAGTTCTGAGTCCTCTCCAGAACACCCACCCAAATCCAGAATGGCTAGAAGAAGCTCCAGGTCATCACCGGAGCCCAAGACCAAGTCTCGCACGCCACCTCGCCGTCGCAGCTCTCGATCATCTCCTGAACTGACTAGGAAAGCTAGACTCTCCCGTAGAAGTCGCTCAGCATCATCTTCACCAGAGACCCGCTCTAGAACTCCCCCAAGACGCCGAAGAAGTCCCTCAGTGTCTTCCCCAGAGCCAGCAGAAAAGTCAAGATCCTCACGCCGGCGGCGTTCAGCTTCATCCCCACGCACTAAGACAACTTCAAGGAGAGGCCGTTCTCCTTCGCCAAAGCCTCGTGGACTCCAGAGGTCCCGTTCCCGCTCAAGGAGGGAGAAAACCAGAACAACCCGACGTCGAGATAGGTCTGGATCTTCCCAGTCGACTTCTAGGAGAAGACAGCGGAGCCGGTCACGGTCTCGGGTTACTCGTAGGCGGAGGGGAGGCTCGGGTTACCACTCAAGGTCTCCTGCCCGGCAGGAGAGTTCCCGGACCTCCTCTCGACGTCGAAGAGGCCGCTCTCGGACACCACCAACCAGTCGGAAGCGTTCCCGCTCACGCACCTCACCAGCCCCATGGAAACGCTCCAGGTCCAGAACACCCCTGGTAAGCCGACGTAGGTCCAGGTCTCGAACTTCACCAGTCAGTCGGAGACGGTCAAGGTCTAGGACATCAGTGACTAGACGAAGATCTCGCTCAAGAGCATCCCCAGTAAGTCGAAGGCGATCCAGGTCCAGAACACCACCTGTGACCCGTCGTCGTTCAAGGTCCAGAACACCAGCTCGCCGCCGCTCCCGTTCTAGAACCCCACCAGTGACTCGCAGAAGGTCCAGATCTAGGACTCCACCAGTAACGAGGCGGCGATCTCGAAGCAGAACCTCGCCTATCAATCGCAGAAGATCGAGATCCAGAACATCTCCAGTCACCCGTAGGCGATCTCGGTCTCGCACATCTCCAGTAACTCGGAGGAGGTCCCGCTCTAGAACCTCTCCAGTGACCCGCCGCCGGTCTAGGTCCCGAACACCTCTAGTTATTCGGCGCCGCTCTAGGTCTCGAACCCCACTGTTGCCACGCAAACGTTCTCGAAGTCGCTCACCACTTGCTATCCGCCGCAGGTCTAGATCCCGTACTCCACGGACCACCCGGGGCAAACGGTCCTTAACAAGATCTCCTCCAGCCATCCGCAGGCGTTCTGTATCTGGAAGTAGTTCTGATCATTCACGTTCTGCTAGTCCTCCAGCAACAAGGAATCATTCTGGTTCTCGGACACCTCCAGTGGCACTAAATAGCTCCAGAATGAGCTGCTTCAGTCGCCCTAGCATGTCACCAACTCCTCTTGACCGCTGTAGATCACCTGGAATGCTTGAACCCCTTGGCAGCTCTAGAACACCCATGTCTGTCCTGCAGCAAGCTGGTGGCTCCATGATGGATGGTCCAGGTCCCCGAATTCCTGATCACCCTAGAGCATCTGTGCCAGAAAATCATGCTCAGTCTAGAATTGCACTTGCCCTGACAGCCATCAGTCTTGGCACCGCTCGGCCTCCTCCATCCATGTCTGCTGCTGGCCTTGCTGCAAGAATGTCCCAGGTTCCAGCTCCAGTGCCTCTCATGAGTCTCCGAACGGCCCCAGCTGCCAGCCTTGCCAGCAGAATTCCTGCAGCCTCTGCAGCAGCCATGAATCTGGCCAGTGCCAGGACACCTGCCATACCAACAGCAGTGAACCTGGCTGACTCGAGAACACCAGCTGCAGCAGCAATGAACTTGGCCAGCCCCAGAACAGCGGTGACACCTTCTGCTGTGAATCTTGCTGACCCTCGCACCCCTACAGCCCCAGCTGTGAACCTAGCAGGAGCCAGAACCCCAGCGGCTTTGGCAGCTTTGAGTCTCACAGGCTCTGGCACACCCCCGAACGCTGCAAACTATCCCTCCAGCTCCAGAACACCCCAGGCTCCAACCCCTGCAAACCTGGTGGGTCCTAGATCTGCACATGCCACAGCTGCTGTGAATATTGCCAGCTCAAGAACCCCTCCAGTCTTGGCTCCTGCAAGCCTCACCAGTGCTAGAATGGCTCCAGCTTTGTCTGGTGCAAACCTCACCAGCCCTAGGGTGCCCCTCTCTGCCTATGAGCGTGTTAGTGGCAGAACCTCACCACCACTTCTTGACCGAGCCAGGTCTAGAACCCCGCCAGGAGGCCCAGGCTCCAGAACCCCACCAACTGCCCCGAGCCAGTCGAGAATGACCTCTGAGCGggctccctctcctgcctctaGAATGGTCCAGGCTCCCTCACAGTCTGTTCTCCCTCCAACTCAGGATCGGCCTAGGTCCCCTCTGCCATCTGCTTTTTCTGACCAATCACGATCTTTGCTTGCCCAGACCACCACCCCTGTAGCAGGGTCTCAGGCCCTTTCCTCTGGGACGGTGGCAAAGGCCACATCCTCTGCTGGTGACCACAATGGCATGCtgtctggccctggccctggggtgTCACACCCTGAGGGTGGGGAACCACCTTCCTCCACGGGGGCCCAGCAGCCTTCTGCATTGGCCACCCTGCAGTTGGCAAAGGAGCGGCGGAGCTcgtcctcctcctcatcctccagctcctcctcttcGTCGTCCTCGTCGTCCTCATCGTCCTCGTCATCCTCTGGCTCCAGTTCTAGTGACTCGGAGGGCTCTAGCCTTCCCATTCAACCTGAGGTAGCAGTGAAGAG GGTCCCCAGCCCGGCCCCAGCCCCAAAGGAGGCTGTTCGAGAGGGACGTCCTCAGGAACCAACTCCAGCCAAGCGGAAGAGGCGCTCtagcagctccagctccagctcctcctcctcttcttcctcctcctcctcctcctcctcttcctcctcttcatcttcctcctcctcctcctcttcctcctcctcttcctcttctacttcctcctccccctcccctgctaaGCCTGACCCTCAGGCCTTGCCCAAACCTGCAAGCCCCAAGAAGCCGAGCCCTGGCGAGCGGAG GATAAAGCCCCATCTCTGCGGGAATGGCGTGTGA